A genomic stretch from Erysipelothrix sp. HDW6C includes:
- a CDS encoding response regulator transcription factor yields the protein MINILIIDNDEGYTKRLKNFLLENRYNVDSALSSLEGLELIAVNSYQLVIADYDLQNISGIKLISSLKRIASDAKTIIMTGDVDESRELESLDIGVDLFWDKSKSLKVLLRYIQIIFSAFFDKDNNRSLYSKSENLLIDMTNRVITKNSAEYLLTPIEFDILALFLSEKGNILTRHDIIDRVWDEPYTEELERKVDVHIRNVRKKLAISSIYTIRGKGYRWSENVKASK from the coding sequence ATGATAAACATACTAATAATTGATAATGACGAAGGATACACAAAACGTCTCAAAAATTTCTTACTCGAGAATCGCTATAATGTTGACTCTGCTTTGAGTTCCCTTGAGGGTCTTGAATTGATTGCTGTTAATTCATACCAACTCGTTATCGCCGACTATGACTTACAAAACATCAGCGGCATCAAACTTATTTCATCACTAAAACGGATTGCATCCGATGCAAAAACTATTATAATGACCGGCGATGTTGATGAATCCCGAGAATTAGAATCATTAGACATTGGCGTCGACTTGTTCTGGGACAAATCAAAATCACTTAAAGTACTCTTACGTTATATTCAAATTATATTCTCAGCATTCTTTGATAAAGATAACAACCGTTCCCTTTACTCAAAATCCGAGAATCTCTTGATTGATATGACAAATCGCGTGATCACAAAAAACAGCGCCGAGTATCTTCTGACACCGATAGAATTTGATATCCTTGCACTTTTCTTGAGTGAGAAAGGAAACATTCTCACCAGACACGATATTATTGATCGCGTGTGGGATGAGCCCTATACGGAAGAATTGGAACGTAAAGTCGATGTTCATATTCGTAATGTTCGTAAGAAACTTGCAATTTCATCAATTTATACAATCCGCGGTAAAGGGTATCGTTGGAGTGAAAACGTTAAAGCAAGCAAATAG
- a CDS encoding DegV family protein, which yields MKTAVIVDSGSNYFNENFEMDGLFAIPLQIIDGDKAYLESVEISNDQVNDLLEQGKMLQTSLPSLGKIEELFKNLKEQGYDRVLGIPITSGISGTINAMVTAAQFAEIEFDYIDCYTTARVEFDLGIAARKLLDQGHDIPQVKEVLAKVIDKTDTFIVPDDLTHLSRGGRLSPLAAKLGGFLKIKPILHLNKDTKGVIEPFEKVRTMSKAIDTVINEMKSAGVDETYAITVVDVRAHDELDATVAKLKKEFPNTILHVGQLISTVSVHCGIGSIAFQYMKLPEFV from the coding sequence ATGAAAACAGCAGTTATTGTTGATAGTGGTAGTAACTACTTCAACGAAAATTTTGAGATGGACGGACTCTTCGCAATTCCATTACAAATAATTGATGGCGATAAAGCATACTTGGAAAGTGTTGAAATAAGCAATGACCAAGTCAATGATTTATTAGAGCAAGGTAAAATGTTACAAACATCACTGCCATCACTTGGAAAAATTGAAGAGTTATTTAAGAATCTAAAAGAACAAGGTTATGATCGTGTGTTAGGAATCCCTATTACAAGCGGTATTTCTGGAACCATTAATGCAATGGTTACTGCAGCACAGTTTGCTGAAATTGAGTTTGACTACATTGACTGTTATACTACAGCACGCGTCGAATTTGATCTAGGAATTGCAGCACGCAAGCTTCTGGATCAAGGTCATGACATTCCTCAAGTTAAGGAAGTTCTAGCAAAGGTCATTGATAAAACGGATACATTTATTGTTCCTGATGACTTAACGCATCTTTCGCGTGGTGGTCGTCTTTCACCACTTGCCGCAAAACTCGGTGGTTTTTTGAAAATAAAACCCATCTTGCATCTTAACAAAGATACTAAAGGTGTTATCGAGCCTTTCGAAAAAGTGCGTACCATGTCAAAAGCCATTGATACAGTTATTAATGAAATGAAATCAGCAGGTGTTGATGAAACCTACGCAATTACTGTTGTTGATGTTCGCGCCCATGACGAATTGGATGCAACCGTTGCAAAGCTTAAGAAAGAATTTCCCAATACGATTCTTCATGTTGGACAACTGATTTCAACAGTCAGTGTACATTGTGGAATTGGTAGTATCGCATTTCAATACATGAAATTACCTGAATTTGTTTAA
- the mutL gene encoding DNA mismatch repair endonuclease MutL, protein MSKVHVLDTHLTNMIAAGEVVERPGGIIKELVENSIDAKATQIEVRISEGGMGSIEVSDNGEGMSGEDLVQAFERHSTSKISNTQDLNAIHTFGFRGEALPSIASVSYIEATTNDGETSHRLVIDNGKKSDVERFARNAGTTISVRNLFLKTPARLKYIKNVHYETSIIQDTMQKFAMSNPAIAFSFYNEDKLAFRSFGRDDSLDVFHRIYGGAISQDTEIFSGENYDFKIEGIMALPQHNRANRYAIWLYINDRMIRYPKAQKAIVDAYRRHMPTDRYPIVVMKITVDPQLVDVNVHPSKWEIRLSKEEQLIELIQSQLESVLDAHMRPQKITFKPTSEIPVQQDFKQDLLNDTQPRYPLFDVKPTPMIYEEVVETIVPTMSEVDEVPIDSTPQPEIENIIMTPEPEVITYKIEPLKVLSQLSGNYILAQGDAGLYIIDQHAAMERVRYEYYQNKLLNRDVPMQDFLIPMMIEGRKNIINQLAKINDAFASFNIELESFGDDTLVLRSVPVWIEDNEVKEFVNEVLDMFEADKKIREEDMRRSVIATLACHSSVRFNEYMSMDEMMTLVEQLRQCEQPFHCPHGRPTFITVEHKQLIKEFKR, encoded by the coding sequence ATGAGTAAGGTTCATGTTCTCGATACACATCTTACCAATATGATTGCTGCCGGTGAAGTAGTAGAACGTCCCGGTGGTATTATTAAGGAACTTGTTGAAAACTCAATCGATGCGAAAGCAACTCAGATTGAAGTGCGCATCAGTGAAGGTGGTATGGGTTCGATTGAAGTGAGCGATAATGGCGAAGGCATGAGTGGGGAAGACCTTGTTCAGGCCTTTGAGCGCCACTCAACCAGTAAAATTTCTAACACACAAGATTTAAATGCAATTCATACGTTTGGATTTCGGGGAGAAGCCCTGCCCTCCATTGCATCCGTGAGTTACATTGAGGCAACAACGAATGATGGTGAAACAAGCCATCGTCTTGTTATTGATAATGGAAAGAAAAGTGACGTTGAACGTTTTGCACGCAATGCAGGAACGACAATCTCAGTTCGAAACCTCTTTTTAAAGACTCCTGCTCGATTGAAGTATATAAAGAATGTTCACTATGAAACATCAATTATCCAAGATACGATGCAAAAATTTGCAATGAGTAATCCTGCCATCGCCTTTTCATTTTACAATGAAGACAAACTTGCATTCCGCAGTTTTGGTCGCGATGACAGCTTGGATGTTTTTCATCGTATCTATGGTGGCGCAATATCGCAAGATACAGAGATATTCAGTGGTGAAAATTATGATTTCAAAATTGAGGGGATCATGGCTTTACCACAGCATAACCGCGCCAACCGCTACGCAATTTGGCTGTACATCAATGATCGCATGATTCGCTATCCTAAAGCTCAAAAAGCAATTGTTGATGCTTATCGACGTCATATGCCTACCGATCGTTATCCGATTGTTGTCATGAAGATAACCGTAGATCCACAACTTGTTGATGTTAATGTGCACCCAAGCAAGTGGGAAATTAGACTTTCGAAGGAAGAACAATTAATTGAGCTTATTCAATCCCAACTTGAATCCGTTTTGGATGCTCACATGCGTCCACAAAAAATAACATTCAAACCAACAAGCGAAATACCAGTGCAACAGGACTTTAAGCAAGACTTACTCAATGACACCCAACCGCGCTATCCATTGTTTGATGTGAAGCCAACACCGATGATTTATGAGGAAGTCGTGGAAACGATTGTACCGACAATGTCTGAAGTTGATGAAGTACCCATCGATAGTACACCACAACCAGAGATTGAAAATATCATAATGACTCCTGAACCAGAAGTAATTACCTATAAAATTGAACCGTTGAAAGTTCTGTCACAATTAAGTGGAAATTATATTCTTGCACAAGGTGATGCGGGACTCTATATTATTGATCAACATGCCGCTATGGAACGCGTTCGTTATGAGTACTACCAAAATAAATTACTCAACCGTGATGTTCCGATGCAAGATTTTTTGATTCCCATGATGATTGAGGGGCGTAAAAACATCATCAATCAATTGGCTAAAATTAACGATGCCTTCGCATCCTTCAACATTGAACTCGAATCTTTTGGGGATGATACATTAGTCTTGCGTTCAGTACCAGTCTGGATTGAAGACAATGAAGTTAAAGAGTTTGTGAATGAGGTGCTGGATATGTTTGAAGCGGATAAGAAAATTCGTGAAGAAGATATGCGTCGCAGTGTAATTGCAACACTGGCATGTCACTCATCGGTTCGCTTTAACGAGTATATGTCGATGGATGAAATGATGACGCTTGTTGAACAACTGCGTCAATGTGAACAACCATTCCACTGTCCTCATGGAAGACCGACTTTTATTACAGTAGAACACAAACAACTCATCAAGGAATTCAAGCGATGA
- a CDS encoding Fur family transcriptional regulator → MDIRSELKAHEIKYTKQREEVLSILKASMLPMTINQLRDQLEVEMDLSTIYRILDVLLEKEIITKTVPLEPSQALYDYKRHIHKHHLICTICGKIQIIEGCPLHDYEHQVEAKTQYIIDRHQLELYGVCPNCQIH, encoded by the coding sequence ATGGATATTCGTTCTGAACTAAAAGCGCATGAGATAAAATATACAAAGCAGCGTGAAGAGGTTCTCTCAATTCTCAAAGCCAGTATGCTTCCGATGACAATCAATCAATTGCGTGATCAATTGGAAGTAGAAATGGACCTCTCAACAATCTATCGTATCCTGGATGTATTATTAGAGAAAGAAATCATTACCAAGACAGTTCCATTAGAGCCATCTCAAGCACTCTATGATTACAAGCGTCATATTCACAAGCACCATCTAATCTGTACAATTTGTGGAAAGATACAAATTATTGAAGGATGTCCGTTACATGACTATGAACATCAAGTTGAAGCAAAAACACAATACATCATTGATCGCCATCAATTGGAACTCTATGGTGTCTGCCCAAACTGTCAAATACACTAA
- a CDS encoding HdeD family acid-resistance protein, which translates to MKKSLRNLSIIEMITGVLLVVLGVYTMYNPNAIIGGVIVAFAILAIASGISDIAFYFEFESRTGAAPLISLLGAILSIIAGVLMLFNINLSLTVVTMLLPFWFIAHSISRIAASSIIRSVGGESSFWLSLIVSVLGIITGFMLLFNPVASLATTIILVSFYLMAGGISSFVNGISHLSTSRSL; encoded by the coding sequence ATGAAAAAAAGTTTACGTAATTTAAGTATTATCGAAATGATTACAGGGGTGTTATTAGTAGTACTTGGTGTGTACACAATGTACAATCCAAATGCAATTATCGGTGGCGTTATTGTTGCCTTTGCAATTCTTGCAATTGCGAGTGGTATTAGTGATATCGCATTCTACTTCGAATTTGAAAGTCGTACAGGAGCTGCTCCATTAATATCTCTTCTTGGTGCTATCCTCAGTATTATTGCTGGTGTATTAATGTTATTCAACATTAACTTATCACTTACAGTTGTGACAATGCTCTTACCATTCTGGTTTATTGCTCACTCTATCTCACGGATTGCTGCTTCAAGCATCATTCGCAGTGTTGGTGGTGAATCTTCATTCTGGTTATCATTGATTGTATCAGTACTTGGTATCATCACAGGATTCATGTTACTCTTCAATCCCGTTGCTTCTCTTGCAACAACAATTATATTAGTCTCATTCTACCTAATGGCTGGTGGTATTAGTAGTTTCGTTAATGGTATCTCACACTTATCGACATCACGCAGCTTATAG
- a CDS encoding YigZ family protein: protein MEKLDYKTIAKNVVTEQEIIKSKFITYLAPIATEEAGKLFLKSIKKEHPKASHHCSAFIVGDIERSNDDGEPASSAGLPMLQVLRGNKMQGVIAVVVRYFGGTELGVGGLIRAYGSSVTQAIQAAEILYPQRVFTYAVTFPYEFINDVEVLVADIGEVIDRHYDALVRYDIRVTNPESLEPLNDICRGQAVSECIKDDIELIKEVS, encoded by the coding sequence ATGGAAAAACTTGACTACAAAACAATTGCAAAGAATGTGGTGACGGAACAAGAGATTATAAAGTCGAAATTCATCACTTATCTTGCACCAATCGCAACAGAAGAAGCGGGAAAATTATTCTTGAAATCAATCAAGAAGGAACATCCTAAGGCCAGCCATCATTGCTCTGCTTTTATTGTTGGTGATATTGAGAGATCGAACGATGATGGGGAACCTGCTTCAAGTGCAGGGCTACCCATGCTTCAAGTGCTTCGAGGCAATAAAATGCAAGGGGTAATTGCTGTAGTCGTTCGCTATTTTGGTGGTACTGAATTGGGTGTTGGCGGACTTATTCGTGCTTATGGATCCAGTGTGACACAAGCAATTCAAGCGGCGGAAATTCTCTATCCACAACGCGTGTTTACCTATGCTGTGACCTTTCCGTATGAATTTATTAACGATGTTGAGGTTCTTGTAGCCGATATTGGGGAGGTCATTGACCGACACTATGATGCACTTGTGAGGTATGATATACGTGTCACCAATCCCGAGAGTCTTGAACCACTTAATGACATATGTCGTGGACAAGCTGTATCGGAATGTATAAAAGATGATATTGAACTTATAAAGGAGGTTTCATAA
- a CDS encoding ATP-binding cassette domain-containing protein, which produces MLRLVDIHKNYGSVEALKGVNLSFRKNEFVSILGPSGCGKTTLLNIVGGLDRYTSGDLIISGKSTKTYKDKQWDAYRNRSIGFVFQSYNLIPHLTVQQNVELSMTLSGINSSSAQTRAKEALEKVGLHDQLNKKPNQLSGGQMQRVAIARALVNDPEIILADEPTGALDSKTSVVIMELLKEIAKEKLVIMVTHNGDLAHEYSNRIIELLDGEVISDSNKAEPDNVEQATEKQKLTAMPYRTALSLSGRNLWAKKGRTILTSIAGSIGIIGIALVLALSTGLSGTINQMQQETLASSPITIEPTAVNFSQPPSFGMDNGEEFPDSKKISVYEPYVDRDAKKNIITKEYIDYIKELDSSLYISIQESMGVNLNLIERNGDQYSLIQTSDANVGALLNNNEFNEKQYEMLAGHLPQNSNELVLVVDSYNRITKQLSEMIGTGDADFDVNNAIGKEFKMIYNDDFYVENEMGLFPTPGVNQYESLYYNNNAKTLTIVGVMRQDKDASFEMYDVGLYYQDQLTKDFVETTKASKIVTKQLEVGTAYSVMTGQPIISTSPFMDADQMYQELLESIGGSDLPTQIAIVPKDFESKEKIREHLDAYNDNKEEVDQVVYTDMSEIMTNVMGTVINTISYVLIGFSSISLVVSSFMIGIITYVSVIERTKEIGVLRSLGARKKDISRVFNAETFLIGLVSGSIGILVTYLLQFPINAIVYDLTGAANIANLNPIHALILITISIALTFIAGLIPSRMAAKKDPVVALRTE; this is translated from the coding sequence ATGCTAAGACTTGTTGATATACATAAAAATTATGGAAGTGTGGAAGCACTCAAGGGAGTAAATCTCTCGTTTCGAAAAAATGAATTCGTATCAATACTAGGACCATCGGGTTGTGGAAAAACAACACTATTAAATATTGTAGGAGGGTTGGATCGTTATACATCTGGAGACCTCATCATATCTGGTAAATCAACAAAAACCTACAAAGATAAACAATGGGATGCATATCGTAACCGTTCGATCGGTTTTGTCTTTCAATCATACAATCTCATTCCTCATTTGACAGTACAACAAAACGTTGAACTTTCAATGACTCTCTCAGGAATTAACAGCAGTTCAGCACAAACCCGTGCAAAAGAAGCGCTTGAAAAGGTAGGATTGCATGATCAGCTTAACAAGAAACCAAACCAATTATCAGGAGGTCAAATGCAACGGGTCGCCATTGCGCGCGCACTGGTCAATGACCCAGAGATAATCTTGGCTGATGAACCAACAGGAGCACTTGATAGTAAAACAAGTGTTGTAATCATGGAACTTCTAAAAGAAATTGCTAAAGAGAAATTGGTTATCATGGTAACACACAATGGTGACCTTGCTCATGAATACAGCAATCGCATTATTGAACTTTTAGATGGCGAAGTTATTAGCGATAGCAATAAAGCGGAACCAGACAATGTTGAACAAGCAACAGAAAAACAAAAACTTACAGCGATGCCGTATCGTACGGCACTCTCCCTCAGTGGTCGCAATCTTTGGGCAAAGAAAGGGCGTACCATACTTACAAGTATTGCAGGGAGTATAGGTATCATTGGGATTGCACTAGTACTGGCATTGTCAACAGGACTCTCTGGAACCATTAATCAAATGCAACAAGAGACCTTGGCAAGTTCTCCAATTACGATAGAACCTACGGCTGTAAACTTCTCACAACCGCCTTCATTTGGAATGGATAACGGTGAGGAATTTCCAGACTCAAAAAAAATTTCTGTCTATGAGCCGTATGTTGATCGTGATGCAAAGAAGAATATCATCACAAAAGAATACATTGATTATATTAAGGAACTTGATTCATCGCTCTATATTTCGATTCAAGAATCCATGGGTGTTAATTTGAATTTGATTGAAAGAAATGGTGATCAGTACAGCCTCATACAAACCAGCGATGCAAATGTTGGTGCACTTCTCAATAACAATGAATTTAATGAGAAGCAGTACGAAATGTTAGCGGGACATTTACCCCAGAATTCAAATGAACTTGTACTTGTTGTCGATTCATACAATCGTATAACGAAGCAATTGAGTGAAATGATTGGAACCGGTGACGCGGACTTTGATGTGAACAACGCAATTGGCAAAGAGTTCAAAATGATTTATAACGATGACTTCTATGTTGAAAACGAGATGGGCTTATTTCCTACACCAGGAGTGAACCAATATGAATCACTTTATTACAACAACAATGCAAAGACACTAACAATAGTAGGTGTTATGCGTCAGGATAAAGATGCGTCATTTGAAATGTATGATGTGGGACTATACTATCAAGATCAACTTACTAAGGATTTTGTGGAAACTACAAAGGCATCAAAGATTGTTACAAAACAATTGGAAGTTGGCACTGCATATTCTGTAATGACGGGACAACCAATTATATCAACCAGTCCATTTATGGATGCAGATCAAATGTATCAAGAATTACTGGAGTCAATCGGTGGTTCAGACTTACCAACTCAAATTGCAATTGTTCCAAAAGATTTTGAATCAAAAGAAAAAATTAGAGAACATTTGGATGCATACAATGACAATAAAGAAGAAGTAGATCAAGTTGTCTATACAGATATGTCTGAAATTATGACCAATGTTATGGGCACAGTTATTAACACTATTTCATATGTACTCATTGGATTCTCTTCGATTTCGTTGGTTGTATCGTCATTCATGATCGGAATTATTACATATGTTTCTGTTATTGAGCGAACCAAAGAAATTGGCGTGCTTCGTAGTCTTGGGGCTCGAAAGAAGGATATTTCGCGTGTATTCAATGCCGAAACCTTTCTAATTGGACTTGTTTCAGGTTCCATCGGAATTTTGGTGACCTATCTTCTACAGTTCCCAATCAATGCGATTGTATATGATTTAACGGGAGCTGCAAATATTGCAAATCTCAATCCTATCCATGCATTGATTCTCATAACAATTAGCATCGCACTAACTTTTATCGCTGGACTTATCCCATCACGAATGGCTGCGAAAAAAGACCCTGTTGTTGCTTTGCGTACAGAATAA
- a CDS encoding VOC family protein encodes MLLNDNTKLSHVTLRVQDLENMTQFYTQIIGLKIINKQDDRVMLGVGKQPIVELVHHRDAQLPSEHYTGLYHLAILMPDEKDLGQILYHFSREHYQISGAGDHDYSQALYMNDPEGNGIEIYADRPRETWVIHDDGTIVGGTKAVDVQRLLSLVDKESWSGMPEGTVLGHVHLQLNDIMAARSFYIDTLGYELKTDMGHAIFISKNGYHHDIGANVWAGNNIQKLPSNITGMESFTVQVDNLEAVITAFKENKDYSIISIDKNLIVEDKAGIRIQFTVL; translated from the coding sequence ATGTTACTAAACGACAATACAAAATTAAGCCATGTAACCTTACGAGTACAAGACTTAGAGAATATGACACAGTTTTATACACAGATTATCGGTTTGAAAATTATAAATAAACAAGACGATAGAGTCATGTTAGGTGTGGGTAAGCAGCCAATTGTAGAACTTGTGCACCATCGCGACGCCCAGTTACCATCAGAACATTATACAGGTCTTTACCATTTAGCAATTCTAATGCCAGATGAAAAAGACTTAGGTCAAATTCTGTATCATTTCAGTCGTGAACATTATCAAATAAGCGGTGCAGGGGATCATGACTACAGTCAAGCACTCTATATGAATGACCCAGAAGGGAATGGAATTGAAATCTATGCTGATCGTCCAAGAGAGACGTGGGTAATCCATGATGATGGAACGATTGTAGGGGGAACAAAAGCAGTTGATGTTCAAAGGCTTTTGTCACTCGTTGATAAAGAATCGTGGTCAGGTATGCCAGAAGGGACGGTTCTTGGACATGTTCATTTGCAATTGAATGATATCATGGCAGCACGTTCTTTCTATATTGATACCCTTGGGTATGAATTAAAAACAGACATGGGACACGCCATCTTTATCTCAAAAAATGGATATCACCATGATATTGGTGCCAATGTTTGGGCAGGGAATAACATCCAAAAACTCCCAAGCAACATAACCGGTATGGAGTCCTTCACGGTTCAAGTTGATAATTTGGAAGCAGTTATCACAGCATTCAAGGAAAACAAAGATTATTCTATAATTAGTATCGATAAGAATCTTATTGTTGAAGACAAAGCAGGGATACGAATACAATTCACTGTGTTATAA
- the miaA gene encoding tRNA (adenosine(37)-N6)-dimethylallyltransferase MiaA: MIKVLVIAGVTGAGKSRLGVALAHRLNGEIISADSVAVYHELNVGSAKPTINEQEGVPHHLINVTNINTPYNVARFQKEGRACIEEIHSRGKLPIIVGGTGLYINALLRDYQFEEERTLSEVDERLSNEELYRQLQEVDPESAQTIHINNRQRMIRALQINNSQGKTKASSNQAQKNILLYDACILFLQGDREMLYQRINNRVDEMIENGLLDEVKTLQATDPAVFNLQSMQAIGYREFAPYFEGTQSLEATIELIKQNTRRFAKRQITWFKHQTPSVWVDVFAPDMMIHVNNAIEAWEQSISQEI, encoded by the coding sequence ATGATCAAGGTCTTGGTTATTGCAGGGGTGACGGGAGCTGGAAAGAGTCGTTTGGGTGTTGCATTGGCACACCGATTAAATGGCGAAATTATCAGTGCAGATTCTGTTGCGGTGTACCATGAGTTAAATGTTGGGTCGGCAAAGCCGACGATCAATGAACAAGAAGGTGTCCCACATCATCTTATCAATGTCACAAATATCAATACTCCCTATAACGTCGCCCGGTTTCAAAAAGAGGGACGCGCATGTATTGAAGAAATTCACAGCCGTGGCAAATTGCCCATAATTGTGGGTGGAACGGGATTGTATATTAATGCATTGCTTCGTGATTACCAGTTTGAGGAAGAACGCACACTGAGTGAGGTCGATGAGCGATTGAGTAATGAAGAACTCTACAGACAACTTCAAGAGGTTGATCCCGAGTCAGCACAGACAATTCACATTAACAATCGCCAACGAATGATTCGTGCGTTACAAATTAATAACAGTCAAGGGAAGACAAAAGCATCATCCAATCAAGCACAAAAAAATATCTTGCTTTATGACGCGTGCATTCTTTTCTTACAAGGGGATCGTGAGATGCTCTACCAACGTATTAATAATCGTGTTGATGAAATGATTGAAAACGGTCTTTTAGACGAAGTGAAAACACTGCAAGCTACAGATCCCGCAGTCTTTAATTTGCAATCAATGCAAGCGATTGGCTATCGAGAATTCGCACCGTACTTTGAAGGCACGCAATCATTGGAAGCAACGATTGAATTAATCAAACAAAACACACGACGTTTTGCAAAACGACAAATAACATGGTTTAAGCATCAAACTCCCTCTGTATGGGTTGATGTATTTGCACCTGATATGATGATACACGTCAATAATGCAATTGAAGCATGGGAACAAAGTATTTCCCAGGAAATATAG
- a CDS encoding TetR/AcrR family transcriptional regulator C-terminal domain-containing protein, whose translation MKTDLRVVKTHRDLTQALLRLLERDNFASITVNDICVEALVGRSTFYDHFEDKYSLLELLFKTERMSTREHAQSEATLDLIKSVLYMIKENEVIFRNLLPLNEDQQIVELIRSTWLEDVLKYNETHLENGDLKDVPLEFISDFLAGGYTMGIIDWIHNGLKTSVEDMALYQYKMLHQFVKP comes from the coding sequence ATGAAGACTGATTTAAGAGTTGTTAAGACGCACAGGGATCTAACGCAGGCACTGCTACGCCTCCTCGAAAGAGATAACTTTGCATCAATTACTGTGAATGATATTTGCGTTGAAGCTCTAGTGGGGCGTTCAACATTTTATGACCACTTCGAAGATAAATATAGTTTGTTGGAGCTTCTTTTTAAAACAGAACGAATGTCAACACGCGAACACGCTCAAAGTGAAGCGACTCTTGACCTTATTAAATCGGTCCTATACATGATTAAAGAGAATGAAGTCATCTTTCGAAACTTATTACCCCTTAATGAAGATCAACAAATCGTTGAATTAATTCGCTCGACATGGCTGGAAGACGTACTGAAATACAACGAAACGCACCTAGAAAATGGTGACCTTAAGGATGTGCCCCTTGAATTCATCAGTGACTTTTTGGCAGGTGGGTATACGATGGGAATTATTGATTGGATCCATAATGGCTTGAAAACGTCAGTTGAAGACATGGCTTTGTATCAATATAAAATGTTGCATCAATTTGTAAAACCATAG
- a CDS encoding DegV family protein: MKNIAIVCDSSVALTKEEAHDLNITVAPLTLIYNNKEYLDQIDMTFDDVNELLLQKTHLQTSQPNVGVIINILEELKTKGFDHIYVLSLSSALSGTHSAFHHAIQEVGLDSVTLIDSMSIAGPVQQCAKLIHKLNAEDKSIAEITRAIEELLKHTVSFVYPQTLDQLKISGRISKGAATLASLLKVKPLLYLENGGQTIEKFGTARTEAKVFDMMVAEFKKHDITPDAFDVYYLDSQGEEIADRFNAYLSESIGTFTTSNSKLPAVVAAHAGIGTIAVQWIPKI, from the coding sequence ATGAAAAATATTGCTATAGTGTGTGACTCTTCAGTTGCGCTAACAAAAGAGGAAGCACATGATCTAAACATCACCGTTGCCCCTTTAACACTCATATATAACAACAAAGAATACTTAGACCAAATTGATATGACCTTTGACGATGTTAATGAATTACTGTTACAAAAGACTCATTTACAAACATCACAACCAAATGTTGGTGTCATTATTAATATCCTTGAGGAGCTAAAAACAAAAGGATTTGATCATATTTATGTACTTTCACTTTCTTCTGCTCTATCAGGAACACATTCAGCATTCCACCACGCGATACAAGAAGTGGGACTGGATAGTGTAACCCTCATTGACTCAATGTCAATTGCTGGCCCTGTACAACAATGTGCAAAACTTATTCATAAATTAAATGCTGAAGATAAATCCATTGCAGAAATTACACGTGCAATTGAAGAACTGTTAAAACATACAGTATCATTTGTATACCCACAAACCTTGGATCAGCTCAAAATTAGTGGACGAATTTCAAAGGGTGCTGCAACACTGGCTTCACTCTTGAAAGTAAAGCCACTACTCTATCTTGAAAATGGTGGACAAACGATTGAGAAATTCGGCACAGCTCGTACTGAGGCAAAAGTTTTCGATATGATGGTCGCTGAGTTTAAGAAACATGACATTACACCAGACGCTTTTGATGTCTACTACTTAGATAGCCAAGGCGAAGAGATTGCAGATCGTTTCAATGCTTATTTAAGTGAAAGCATTGGTACCTTCACAACTTCAAACTCAAAACTTCCTGCTGTTGTTGCAGCACATGCTGGAATTGGTACTATCGCTGTACAATGGATACCAAAAATCTAA